Part of the Oncorhynchus kisutch isolate 150728-3 linkage group LG2, Okis_V2, whole genome shotgun sequence genome, TTCTGGTTCTGGGTCTTTCTGATCAGGTTTCTCAGGTTCTGGATGATTCTACTCTGCTTGCTCACCACCGGCTTGGCTTTAACACGTTTGGGTTTCTGAGGCTGGTCCGTCGAAGTCGAGGGCTCAGTCACGTTCTCAACAGATTTCGCTTCGTTCTCTGAAGCTTGATTAATATTCTTTGAGGGATATGTCTCCCCATTGACAGTGGGTTTGATCTTAATGTTGGCTGTGGAAGTTCTCAGTTCCTCTATGTGCTCTAGAACGTGTTCCCTGGCGCGGTTGTACCTTTGGAAGTGTTTGCCGCAAAAGACACAGCTGAGCCTGGTCTTTCTCAGCTTCAGGTGGGCCAGGGTGTGTCTCACCACATTGCCTCCCTTGAAGAGTTTCTGGCAGTGGCTGCAGTGGAAGCGCAGGTGTTTGGAGCGTACTGGAGCCTTGCCTGGCTTGGTCTGTTCACCCTGCAGGTGCAGAAACAAGCTGTTATGCTGTCAAAGTGGAGAGGTGATATTCACAGAACCGGGTGTACTAGATAAACACTAAAGAACTCTGGAGGAAGGTTAAAAAAACATTATATATTAACATTATAGATGAATGAATCActagatttttttctctccagataACACTAACCTGAGTGTTTGAGTCTGGTCCCGCCTCTGTCACTGTGAATTCACTTTCTCTAGAAAGTAGTTCCTTAGCAGCTGTCCCTTTGGAAAGATTGGCGTAGATGTGGAACAGTTTCAGTGGACACTCCTCCATCTCCAAGGCTGGACCATCCAACTCTGGGTCAGTCTGCTCACTGGGACCTTCTAAAACCTTCACATCTGAAGGCTCTACTTCTAAAGGCTCTATTTCTAAAGGCTCTATGTCAGAAGGCTCTACTACTGAACGTTTGGAGTCTAAAGGCTTTGCATCTGAAGGGTCTACCTCTGAAGGCTCCACTTCTAAAGGTTCCACTTTTAAAGTCTCCACCGCCGAAGTCTCCACCGCCGAAGTCTCCACGTCTGACTCTGGTTTATACTTAAACGGTCTCTCACCATATACACCATTAGCCAGTCCCATGTTAACATATTTCTCAGACTCACTGTGCTGTTGTTTAATACGAACACTGGGTTCTAGATGACTCTCTACCACTTCCCGGTCAACAGGCACTTCATTTTCAGGGAAGGACAGCTCCATGCCAGATATAGTCCGACGGTAAGTTCTCTTACTCTCCCTTCcctgcctcatctctctcttattTTCCTTTTCatgccccctctctttcccctcccctctctgtctcttatcctctcctctcattccctcccgtCGCTTCTCCCTCATTCCCCCTGGGGATATGTTCTCCGTCTGTCTGGTCATCTCCAGGAGCAGCCATCTTGGTTTCCTGCTGCGTCTCTTCAGGATCTTGTTCTTCACATGTCTGGCCAGGTATTCTCTCTGCCGATTGGCCGGTAGCTTGGTGGAGCTTTCAGAACTGAGATTGTGAATGAGGGAGTACTTAATGTCTGGGTCGTCAGCATACTCAATATCTGACCTACActttcttctcctccacctcctcttcctcctcctcctcctcctcacagggaAGTCCTCTGTCTGTGACTCAGGAGCATCCCCATTCAATACCTCTTCGGGTTCCTGACCTACAGTGTCAGAGCTCTCCAGTGctgtgttagtgtgtgggtgGAGGTGGGAGGCATCGGTGTGTATTCTGCATGTCTCCTCCTCCATCCAGTAGCTTGGtatccactcctcctccacctgctccaactcctcttcctccttcagcTCATTTAGAGCATCCCTCATGGCCTTGTCAGTCATCAGCTCCAGACAGTGGGTTCTCAGGGTCAGCAGATTCCAGAACTCTGGGTCAAAGAACAGACCTTCCTTCAGCACCTGGACCAGGACAGAGTTTTCAATTCTaagtattacattattattacaaCATGTATCCTCAATGAGGAAATCCCAAATGTTCTTACATAGAAAAGAAATACATAGCCCAATGGGCTTTCAAATGCCATACTGTACAATGAAACACTTTTGACAAACGTACTCCCCGGTGCCCGTCTCTGACCTGTAGGATATAGAAGCGGATGTTGGTTCTGACATGGGTGTGCTGGGGGTGTGGCTCCTCATCGGGGTATGTGTAGAGCAGATACATGGtcttgtaggcctccatgctacGTTCCAGACAGAACACCAGCAGGGCACAGAGGCGACATACCTCCAGGTCCCTGGGGAGCAGGAAGGCGATGGTCTTACACAGTAGACAGCGTGTTACAGGGTCAGACTGGAGGTCTGTCTGTAACGCTGTAGCACAAAGCTCCACACACAATGGCACTCCCTCACTACCCATCTGGCAAAGAAATAGGAACAAAGTTTTACATTTAATTATGTAAATAGCAGAACAACAAAGTTGATTTCTAAGTCAGGGTAAACTAAGCAAACAAGAGTGTCAGATTTGTTGGTGGTTGGCTGTACACCCACCTCTGCTGTGATGACTTTGATGAAGGGGAAGATGGCGCTGGCGTTGATGGCGGAGAGCATCAGCTGGCGACACTCAGACAGGAATCCCTGCTTAGAGGGATGGGCCCTGAGGTACAGTCTGCTCCACAAGAACACCAGATCCCTGTATGAACGCCACATTCTATTATGTTACATTACTGTATTATTACTGACCAGAtttagtacagtcgtggccaaacattttgagaatgaaacaaatgttaattttcacaaagtctgctgcctcagtttgtatgatgacaatttgcatatactccagaatgttatgaagagtgatcagatgaattgcaattaattgcaaagtccctctttgccatgcaaattaactgaatcccccaaaaacatttccactgcatttcagccctgccacaaaaggaccagctgacatcatgtcagtgattctctcaataacacaggtgtgagtgttgacgaggacaaggctggagactgtcatgctgattgagttcgaataacagactggaagcttcaaaaggagggtggtgcttggaatcattgttcttcctctgtcaaacatggttacctgcaaggaaacacatgccgtcatcatggctttgcacaaaaagggcttcacaggcaaggatattgctgccagtaagattgcacctaaatcaaccatttatcgaaacatcaagaacttcaaggagagcggttcaattgttgtgaagaaggcttcagggcgcccaagaaggtctagcaagcgccaggaccgtctcctaaagttaattcagctgcgggatcggggcaccaccagtacagagcttgctcaggaatggcagcaggcaggtgtgagtgcacacacagtgaggcaaaggcttttggaggatggcctggtgtcaagaagggcagcaaagaagccacttctctacaggaaaaacatcagagacagactgatattctgcaaaaggtacagggattggactgctgaggactggggtaaagtcattttctgtgatgaatcccctttccgattgtttggggcatccagaaaaaagcttgtccggagaagacaaggtgagcgctaccatcagtcctgtgtgccaacagtaaagcatcctgagaccattcatgtgtggggttgcttctcagaaCACAGCcgtgaataaagaatggtaccaacacatcctccgagagcaacttctcccaaccatccaggaacagtttggtgacaaacaatgccttttccagcatgatggagcaccttgccataaggcaaaagtgataactacgtggctcggggaacaaaacatcaatattttgggtccatggccaggaaactccccagacctgaatcccattgagaacttgtggtcaatcctcaagaggcgggtggacaaacaaaagcccacaaattctgacaaactccaagcattgattatgcaagaatgggctgccaggtggcccagaagttaattgacagcatgccagggcggattgcagaggtcttgaaaaagaagagtcaacactgcaaatattgactctttgcataaacttcatgtaattgtcaataaaagcttatgaaatgcttgtaataataacacttgtgaaatgcttgtaataatacttcagtattccatagtaacatctgacaaaaatatctaaagacactgaagcagcaaactttgtggaaattaatatttgtgtcattctcaaaacttttggccatgactgtacatgaAGTATACATCACAGTGTTACTGACTAGATGTAGTAcattaagtatatatatatatcacagtgtTACTGACTAGATGTAGTAcattaagtatatatatatatcacagtgttactgaccagatgtAGTACATGAATTATATACATCACAGTGTTACTGACTAGATGTAGTAcattaagtatatatatatatcacagtgttactgaccagatgtAGTACATGAAGTATATATATcacagtgttactgaccagatgtagtacatgaagtatatatatatcacagtgttactgaccagatgtAGTACATGTCTCCGTTGTGTAGCCGTTGGCTGAGGAAGGCTTTGCACAGAGACAGCAGCAGCTCATCTTTCTCCTGGCTCTCTGCATTACAGATTATCTCTACTGCGTCTCTGCCATCTATCTCAGCCATCTGAGGGAGGAAACAAAACCATGAGTCCATGCTGATGATGCTCATTGTCCATCAACCTACTCTGATTAGAGAGACTGTCTAAAGATAGAGTGAAAGGTAGTTATAGATGGTTTCTGTACCTCCTCGTGCAGGTGTTGATGTAGTGAAGCCTTGTACAGGCATGTGAGGTAGGCCTGGTGGAAGAACAGGTGCCTCCACACCTCTGGGTGCTCCAGGCAGCACTTAGCCAGGGCCATGGCCTCCTGCACGCGCTCACAGGCCTGCAGGTACCGCACACGCAGCTCAAAGAACATTGGCTTCTCTGAGCTCAAATACTTCTCCACtttaacagggagagagagtgagagaaggaataGAGGAAaaaaggaagagggggagaggagataaAAGACAATAAGAAATGCATAGGAAcctcaaacaaaaaaaacaaacagagaATGTATATGTACCTTCTGTCTGTGTGAGGGCTATGTCTTTCAGGATGGATTGCAGAGCGGGTCTCTCCCAGGGACCGCCATCTTTGATGATCTGCCTCACCTGCAGCAGGTACACGTTCCTGTGTCTCAGCAGGCGGCGATGACAGGCCTACAGAGgagtaataaaaaaataaaagatagtcacacactctatatataaactcccagtaacttattgggtaaatcaccaatgtttcggcatcactgtgccttcttcagggtcaAAGAGGAGGAAATGGGACTCACATTAACACTATTTACATGGATCATCATGATGATTGCACTCAGTGAGAATAAAAACATAACACTTTTTTGCCTCACCTGAAAAGAGGCTAATATGTCCCTCA contains:
- the LOC109869025 gene encoding uncharacterized protein LOC109869025 — translated: MAEGESDLETDRLELELETLYIYSNDNCSVQSKEYCSEFCKLVEVHTGRWQVPLPQLKVLRTALTCFTRATVAYPDDCQHVNYALSSLALSFFELMLFFGKEEFLEAPLRDILASFQACHRRLLRHRNVYLLQVRQIIKDGGPWERPALQSILKDIALTQTEVEKYLSSEKPMFFELRVRYLQACERVQEAMALAKCCLEHPEVWRHLFFHQAYLTCLYKASLHQHLHEEMAEIDGRDAVEIICNAESQEKDELLLSLCKAFLSQRLHNGDMYYIWDLVFLWSRLYLRAHPSKQGFLSECRQLMLSAINASAIFPFIKVITAEMGSEGVPLCVELCATALQTDLQSDPVTRCLLCKTIAFLLPRDLEVCRLCALLVFCLERSMEAYKTMYLLYTYPDEEPHPQHTHVRTNIRFYILQVLKEGLFFDPEFWNLLTLRTHCLELMTDKAMRDALNELKEEEELEQVEEEWIPSYWMEEETCRIHTDASHLHPHTNTALESSDTVGQEPEEVLNGDAPESQTEDFPVRRRRRRKRRWRRRKCRSDIEYADDPDIKYSLIHNLSSESSTKLPANRQREYLARHVKNKILKRRSRKPRWLLLEMTRQTENISPGGMREKRREGMRGEDKRQRGEGKERGHEKENKREMRQGRESKRTYRRTISGMELSFPENEVPVDREVVESHLEPSVRIKQQHSESEKYVNMGLANGVYGERPFKYKPESDVETSAVETSAVETLKVEPLEVEPSEVDPSDAKPLDSKRSVVEPSDIEPLEIEPLEVEPSDVKVLEGPSEQTDPELDGPALEMEECPLKLFHIYANLSKGTAAKELLSRESEFTVTEAGPDSNTQGEQTKPGKAPVRSKHLRFHCSHCQKLFKGGNVVRHTLAHLKLRKTRLSCVFCGKHFQRYNRAREHVLEHIEELRTSTANIKIKPTVNGETYPSKNINQASENEAKSVENVTEPSTSTDQPQKPKRVKAKPVVSKQSRIIQNLRNLIRKTQNQKCKMDMDNLKSVEVTDEQVTVKDKVVIVREVVPWKETEGGEDKESEGGEEEGKQKQYHLCPSEGCDSIFMKIGPSLLRHAVTYHMEDAAVLDKTFQWGKGKCQICQRLLLVIEHYRDHMKLHDAPLKHACLHTNCDQRFKTAQELKDHIDTHRPLQAPCGYSGCREIFFTLPSLHDHEWRHYTQPQSKDELEQGATTELSPEGEAPWKQRAKSQDVTVHGWRGQRETPTPKSRRSDPHEKCLHCNRYLWNHQHFLEHMKIHDAPLKQVCLHLNCGQRFYRTHLLWEHMDTHLPLQAPCGYSGCGLIFSRLPSLHDHEWRHYIQGQSNDELTEEQSASKEEGQTPESDTNGNDYDGPMETPGSVHGAVTTPPNHCTLKLINGHDEKDKKDKGPETAVPATTTTSPTPPSQTTTSTHPHPRILQNITEPMTMRDVDNIVSLAQVVPGGEEPVIAEHKTFKQEDPSYLPLAKAPLIRPPPSTYLTEAALSMRKRRKPSEVTSCGPGKKSKAAVKRSVVGKKEVVAEKEAPQRQRCSKCFSSFTSTEELEKHLSQNTCSSLFSFDSDDDS